A region from the Sulfurimonas sp. genome encodes:
- the recJ gene encoding single-stranded-DNA-specific exonuclease RecJ, with the protein MEVLDKYKIFELLSSRFDEEKKLSEIPNPALLKDGLKAASRIAEAIKNNQKITLVGDYDVDGVTSTAIMSDYFKQIPYPLETIIPNRFNDGYGVNPTVLERIETDLLITVDNGIAAIEAAQICRERGIDLIITDHHTPGDTLPDAYAIVDPKLDGCEYPFKEICGAQVAWLVLGLVKKELSLDIDMKQFLDILAIGIIADVMPLIDINRTLVREGLKVLTHSKRPASVIIKDYINKSTVTSEDIAFGIAPRINAAGRLEDASIALKFFTSTDLNQAYKYFNQLSLLNEERKETEAHTTKVAAQSVNENDRIIVVAGEDWHEGVVGIVASRLSDKYGRPSIVLNIEDGKAKGSARSIGEVNIFKLLDQNKHFLNGFGGHKMAAGLSIDQEYIYEFSKAINQSAKHIPDSDFIPKENLIGKIDTNSIDMELLNIFDMFEPYGEANKRPTFLIENAFVEDVKVFGREKNHSKIILKQNKNDISSLELTLFKQVFELPEDKKITLSYTINKNEWNNKVNIQLLVNKIYT; encoded by the coding sequence GTGGAAGTTTTAGATAAATATAAAATCTTTGAACTTTTAAGTTCAAGATTTGATGAAGAAAAAAAACTCTCAGAGATCCCAAACCCCGCCCTTTTAAAAGACGGTCTAAAAGCCGCTTCAAGAATCGCAGAAGCTATTAAAAACAATCAAAAAATTACACTAGTTGGTGATTATGATGTAGATGGCGTTACATCGACTGCTATAATGAGTGATTATTTTAAACAAATTCCATACCCTTTAGAGACAATCATCCCAAATCGTTTTAACGATGGCTACGGTGTAAATCCGACTGTACTAGAACGTATAGAAACAGACCTTCTTATAACGGTTGACAATGGTATAGCTGCTATAGAGGCTGCACAAATCTGCAGGGAGCGTGGCATTGACCTGATTATTACAGATCATCATACACCTGGAGATACTCTGCCAGATGCATATGCTATAGTTGATCCAAAACTTGATGGATGTGAGTACCCTTTTAAAGAGATCTGTGGAGCCCAGGTAGCATGGCTTGTTTTGGGACTTGTAAAAAAAGAACTATCTTTAGATATAGATATGAAACAATTTTTGGACATACTTGCAATAGGTATTATTGCTGATGTAATGCCCCTAATTGATATTAACCGTACACTAGTTCGTGAAGGTTTAAAGGTCTTGACGCACTCAAAGCGTCCGGCATCTGTAATTATAAAAGACTATATAAACAAATCTACCGTTACAAGTGAAGATATTGCGTTTGGCATAGCTCCAAGAATAAATGCAGCAGGAAGACTCGAAGATGCTTCAATTGCATTAAAGTTTTTCACATCTACTGATCTAAATCAAGCATACAAATATTTCAATCAGCTTTCTCTTTTAAATGAAGAAAGAAAAGAGACTGAAGCCCACACTACAAAAGTAGCTGCTCAGTCTGTAAATGAAAATGACAGAATAATAGTAGTAGCAGGAGAAGATTGGCATGAGGGTGTCGTAGGTATAGTAGCTTCACGTCTAAGTGACAAGTATGGACGGCCAAGTATTGTACTAAATATAGAAGATGGAAAAGCAAAAGGGAGTGCTAGAAGTATAGGTGAAGTGAATATTTTTAAGCTCCTTGACCAAAATAAACATTTTCTAAATGGTTTTGGTGGTCATAAGATGGCAGCAGGTCTTAGTATCGATCAAGAATATATATATGAGTTTTCAAAAGCTATAAATCAAAGTGCTAAACATATACCTGATTCCGATTTTATACCAAAAGAAAATCTAATTGGAAAAATCGATACCAACTCTATAGATATGGAACTATTAAACATTTTTGATATGTTTGAGCCATATGGGGAAGCAAATAAACGCCCTACTTTTTTAATTGAGAACGCTTTTGTTGAAGATGTAAAAGTTTTCGGTCGTGAAAAAAATCATTCTAAAATAATACTAAAGCAAAATAAAAATGATATCTCTTCACTTGAACTAACTCTTTTTAAACAGGTTTTTGAATTACCTGAAGATAAAAAAATAACTCTCTCTTACACTATAAATAAAAATGAATGGAACAATAAGGTTAATATTCAATTACTTGTAAATAAAATCTACACATAG
- a CDS encoding DUF3373 family protein — translation MKKIIALSAVAFLSTAVYAADADLQSQVEQLSKKLERLTKKVGEVNAQAAKDNIKFDVDFRTAVDKIEYETLGTGALGKQTYKNTGVWSNRLWLNMGYAPTDNMVFKGQLAYNKAFGAAPIGAAGSFAGGETFSVPQRGFGFDTFDWISSETLNDDKIRVREAYWLWMPKIGDIGFTASIGRRPSTNGYLANLREDDPKAKSPLGHVINMEFDGASAGIKLDKYVPGMMFKLCLGRGLTNAKAWANEADFTLSSYMSPTSPSYIEDANALDTIDMYGFIFVPYDDGQYALKTTWYRGKNVPGMVGSFTIDAAGPAFAMDQSWAMDTIGDMDGMAASLKIDGIGNEISDFLDETTFFASYAMSKSRPHARSGDMMTMTPAAGALMALMPAAQQQMMGSLMSVLDTGAMMGSDKEQTGHSYWLGINTPNLTGGRFGLEYNHGDKYWRPFTYGEDTLVGSKLATRGSAIEAYWSQPLIDDVFSMQVRYTSIKYDYTGSNGFFGDGGTPYSMSEARQLNQLFGMLGGAYDPVEKAQDLRVYFRYRY, via the coding sequence ATGAAAAAAATAATCGCTCTTTCGGCTGTGGCTTTTTTAAGTACAGCAGTATATGCTGCAGATGCTGATCTTCAATCTCAAGTTGAACAGTTAAGCAAAAAATTAGAAAGATTAACTAAAAAAGTTGGTGAAGTAAATGCACAAGCTGCAAAAGATAATATCAAATTTGATGTTGACTTTCGTACAGCTGTTGATAAAATAGAATATGAAACACTTGGAACTGGCGCACTTGGAAAACAAACTTATAAAAATACTGGTGTTTGGTCTAACCGTTTATGGTTAAACATGGGTTATGCTCCAACTGATAATATGGTATTTAAAGGTCAACTAGCTTATAACAAAGCGTTTGGTGCAGCTCCAATAGGTGCAGCTGGAAGCTTTGCTGGTGGTGAAACTTTTAGTGTTCCACAAAGAGGTTTTGGTTTTGATACTTTTGACTGGATCTCAAGTGAAACTCTAAACGATGACAAAATCCGTGTAAGAGAAGCTTACTGGTTATGGATGCCAAAAATTGGTGATATCGGTTTCACTGCAAGTATCGGTCGTCGTCCATCTACTAATGGTTACTTAGCTAACTTACGTGAAGATGATCCAAAAGCAAAATCTCCACTAGGACACGTTATCAATATGGAATTTGATGGGGCTTCTGCTGGTATCAAACTTGACAAATATGTTCCTGGTATGATGTTTAAACTATGTCTTGGCCGTGGTTTAACTAATGCTAAAGCATGGGCTAATGAAGCAGATTTTACTTTATCAAGCTATATGAGTCCTACATCTCCTAGCTATATTGAAGACGCAAATGCTTTAGATACTATTGATATGTACGGATTTATCTTTGTTCCATATGATGATGGTCAATATGCACTTAAAACAACTTGGTACCGTGGTAAAAACGTACCTGGTATGGTTGGTAGCTTTACAATTGATGCTGCTGGACCTGCATTTGCAATGGATCAAAGCTGGGCTATGGATACTATAGGTGATATGGACGGTATGGCTGCATCATTAAAAATTGACGGTATCGGTAATGAGATCAGTGACTTTTTAGACGAAACAACTTTCTTTGCATCTTATGCAATGAGTAAATCTCGTCCTCACGCTCGTTCTGGTGATATGATGACTATGACACCTGCTGCTGGAGCTCTAATGGCTCTAATGCCGGCTGCTCAGCAACAAATGATGGGTTCTTTAATGTCAGTATTAGATACTGGTGCAATGATGGGTTCAGATAAAGAACAAACAGGTCACTCTTACTGGTTAGGAATTAACACTCCAAACTTAACTGGTGGTAGATTTGGTTTAGAGTACAACCATGGTGATAAGTACTGGAGACCATTTACATATGGTGAAGACACTTTAGTTGGTTCTAAACTTGCTACTCGTGGTTCTGCAATAGAAGCTTACTGGTCACAACCATTAATTGATGATGTATTCAGCATGCAAGTAAGATATACATCTATCAAATATGACTATACTGGTTCAAACGGTTTCTTTGGTGATGGTGGTACTCCATACTCTATGAGTGAAGCTAGACAACTTAACCAACTATTCGGTATGTTAGGTGGTGCATATGATCCAGTTGAAAAAGCTCAAGACTTAAGAGTTTACTTCCGTTATAGATATTAA